Genomic DNA from Mastomys coucha isolate ucsf_1 unplaced genomic scaffold, UCSF_Mcou_1 pScaffold16, whole genome shotgun sequence:
AGTAAGGTGAGCACAGTTGAACAGCATAGGGTATTTAAAGAGATGGTGCTTCTCTAGCTGACTGTGACCTCCAGTGAGAGGCCCCGAGTTTTGCTACTACTAAGAGCTCAGCTCTAAGAAATCTTGGGTAAATTTCTAAATACCCATGACCTTTTCCCCTCTGGCTTTCTTCTGTGAACCCCAGGGATAAGGTGGTACATGGCAGTGGTCAAGGTCAAAGTTGAGAAGAACTGAACATATGAATTTGCTATGTAGGaaataactttgaaaacattGGTATCACATGACAATATCTCAAAACTTCTTGGAATTGGCCTGTTGCACTTGTTAACagaatgggggaaggagaggagcagAACTGTTGGCTGGGTAGGAGAGCTTGATAAATCAGTATGGGTGGGTTCAGATTCCAAAGAGGACAAGTGTGGAAATGAACACAGGCTCTTCCTTGACCCCTCCTGCAAACCCTGTCCATACCGCACAGTGGGGACTCACAAAGTCAGGGCTGTAGCAGAGCGTGCCCATCTGAATGCGGCTGTCCATAACCTGCTTCTCCAAAATGTCCACACGaatcctctcctcctctgtctctccaccTGCAGCACACAGCACAGACTCACCCtcagcaccccaccccccgccaagACCAGTGTAGGTAGCCACCATCCCCCACTCTGCAGGCAGCCCCACTCACACAGGTTGTGCTTGCGGCCAAGGTAGCGCAGGATGGCATTGCTCTGGGTGACCTTGTGTGGCCCGTCAATTAAGTAGGGCAGCTGGATAGACAAGCAGGGACAAGTCAGATGGGATAAGGGGTCCCTCCGTCCCTATTCCTGCCATGGGAAGCTCTCCATGAGCACAGTTTGCACTGAACGGGAGAGCTGGGACACACCCCACCACAGAAACCCTGGTTTCCATCATCAGGTAAGCAGAAACATGGATCCCTAACTCCCTCAGCCAGGCCAGGAGATGAGGTGAGATCACCATGTCTTCCCCaaaccttcccttcccctccacctACATTGGGAAAGTCCAGGCCCAGCTTGAATTTGTCATTCAGCCACTGGCTTCGGTCATAGTCAGGAGCTGTGATGGACAAGAGGATGTGAAAAGGAATCACCATGTCAAAGCCTCCTTCCCCAGAACCCCCTTACCCTCCCAAGTAGTTAAGGGCAGGACCCCCTTGTACAGGGAATATGCAGTCTGACCCGGTAAGTCTTTCAAACCAAAGCTGCACACTTGAATAGCACAGCTATGTAGCAAGTAAAAACCCATCCGAGCCCAGGAGCTATTGAATGGCTATAGGCCTTTCACGACTAAGGCTTACAAAAGCACTAGGCCTACAGTGCCTATAGTGGGCAAACCTCACCCAGTTACCTTCAGAATAGGGCCAGCGTGCCACAACCACGATTCTATATTGAAAACCAAAGCTGCACCCTCAAGGAAGTTTCCAGAAGGGATAAGCTCTGGGTTCATCTGAAGGAGATCCACAGAGCTAAGAAACAGAGATCTGGGTAGAAGCTGCTGGACACCCTTGGacagaaagttggggaggaatgtGACCAGAAGAATGTCATTACCGTCCCCCATGGCGTATCTCTTCTCTTCATAGCCTGTTTCAGTGTATTCCAGGAGCAGGCGGATGGCGTGACCCAGCTGCGAGAGATAGTGGGTAACAAAAGTCAGTTAGTGAGATCCTTAACTACCTCGAGGGAAGCCTTTCCACCTTTCActaaaaagagaggaagagaagtggggcgagggagaaaggcaaagagagagttAGGACTGGGGAGGGTCGCTCTGACAGAGACAGGTAGGGGGCTCAAGGAAAACCTGACGGGAATCTTCCTCCTGGATCCAAGCCTGTAGTCCCTCTTCGTGTTCTGACCCTGGGCCCTTCCCTCCTAGCAACCCAGACTTTCACTCACTCCACGGATATCCCAATAACCCAGAGTCACGGGCATGATTTCTATTCCAGCCTCGAAGACAGTGCAGTCAGGCCTCTGTGGAGAAAGACTCTGCTTCGAGATAGCAATGCTCAGCTGATGAGTCGGACTGAGAGCAGGTCCGGAGCTGCTCTGCCCCGCCCCCAAAGGAACCATAAAGCACAACCCACAGGGACTGTAGCCAATCTAGGCCCAGGAGCTATCATCTGAAGGCGGGTCTGAGCTTTCAGATACCAAAGGCAGATTGATTGGCAGGCCTGCTTCCATCTGCCCCCTGCTGGAGCCTCAGGAAGTTGGCACTATCCCTGGAGACAGGCCACATAGGACCTCTTCTgcccatctcctttcccagtagaGCCGGTTTCCACACTTAAACTCTGAGAATCTGTCATTCAGGGAGGCTCAGATCTCAACATATGGATAAAAAGGCATTGCCTCAACCTAAGAGTCTGTTCTTGTACTCATCCTGGGAGAAAAGACTCTGCCGATCTGACAAACTCCAGACTTCATTGTCCATACAACCTGGAGGTACAGGAACAGAGAAATGGGAACGACCCAGGACAGGGCCAAACAGAAGAGCAAGCACTCTCCGTGTTTCTCTTGGGGGACCTGGGgctgtctctgttcctttcttattgctgtgacaaacaccatgatcaaggcagctTACAGAAGCAAGCATTTAATGAGGGTTTACAGTTTTGGAGGGTGACACCATGACCATCGTGGTGAGGAGCACAGCAGCAGgggagcaggcaggcatggtgctggagcaatagatctacaagcaggaggcagagagacagaggNNNNNNNNNNNNNNNNNNNNNNNNNNNNNNNNNNNNNNNNNNNNNNNNNNNNNNNNNNNNNNNNNNNNNNNNNNNNNNNNNNNNNNNNNNNNNNNNNNNNNNNNNNNNNNNNNNNNNNNNNNNNNNNNNNNNNNNNNNNNNNNNNNNNNNNNNNNNNNNNNNNNNNNNgagagggagggagggagggagggaggaggaggaggaggagagagagagagagagagctctaacTAGGAATGGCATATGTTTTTTCAAATCTCAAAGCACCCCCAATAACACacctcctctagcaaggccacacctcctaatccttcccaaacagtttcactaaCTGAGGACTAAGCACTCAATTGTATGAACCTCTAGGAGGTATTCTCCAGGGACCCAGCCCTTTGGTCATCAAGGTAGTGACTATAAATTAATCAGCACTTTGGCCATATTTGTGAGCTAAATTCAAGAACCAAACACAGGGGCCTTATGAAATTGAAAGGGTCCCACAGCCATGGATAGAACCCTGAACTCAACAGCACagtgaatgggggggggggaccagACACCTCTTTTGATTCTAAAGGTCAACAGAATGCTGTCCAGAGAGAACCTTGAAGGACTCTACAGAGGATCAAGTCCCTGAGAGTCAAACTCTTAGCTGTCTAGCTCACTGATTTCTGCCCTGGCCCATGTGTATCTCATACCCAGATTCTTATGTGTATCTGGGTATGAGCGGATGACTCAATGTCCTTCAACATGGCACCTGTGgttaaaactcacagagatccaaggTTCCCTTTATCAGATTCTTAGCATCAGTGATAAATGAGTTTAAAAACATACTtgaggggcagggggcagggggatggCTCACTTGATAAGTATTTGCCAGACCAACATTAAAATATCAATGCAACCCATGTGAAAAAATTTATCATGGTGGCAGGCACTTACAAAACCCAGAGCCGGGAGGTAGAGGCATGCGGCTCCAGCAGGGTTCCTGGCTGCCAGTCCAGCTGACTCAACAGACTCCACGTTCAGTGAGAGAGCAGTCTCAAAAACTACATATGAAGTGATTGATAAAGACACCAAATGTCaacctctaacctccacatgcatatgtgtacatgtgtgttcacaggaacacatatatatatataacccagGGTTCAGTGACAGGGAGCCAAAATTCATCTCAACGAGGAGGCAGATGAATAAGTAAATGCTTGACAACTTCTGTGAAGTTGGGAGTGATTGAGAttaagagggaggagggagtggagcAGAGATCCTCTGGCTACCCATGGACTTCTGTTAGAAACTTGCTGATGGATCTGAACAGGCAGGACCAGGCACGGGCGAGCAGAGGTTAAGTCAAGGGTTCCATGCCCCACTTTCATCTTGAACTACTCTTCCTCATCAACTGAGCCTGTTTATTCCAGAGGCACAGAGATGATCTCAATCAACTGGAATGAAGCCCATGACACAGGTCACAGGCAGTGAAGGGTTCTAGACACAGACTCTACTCTCTGGGAGCTGAAGGCCCACTCTGGGGAGAATGCACTCTATCCTGACATTGATGGGCCCTGAGTAACAGTGTTCACTCAATGCAGTTGTGTGTTATGAGCGACCCTGGTGGCAGCATGTGGAATAAACTGGATTGTAAGTAGCTTCAACAAGTTGACAGGGGAGACAGAGCCTGTGTAGACAATCCACAGCCTGGCCCTGTCCAGCATGAGAGGGTGCAGAAAGTCTGGGCTAAGCAGGTTCTCAACACTTGACTGGAGAGACTCACAGCATGGTTCTTCAGAATGTCTTTCTGTCTACACAATGGCTGATGCTCAGTATTTTCTCACTGATAAGTTCAAGCGATGGCCTCTGATCAGCCCCCACCCCATTCTCAACTTGAAGCCAGCTCCTCACACATAGGCTGAGCTAAGAAGGGGCAATGTTGCACAGGATGACACTATTCTAGGTGACCTTGTGTCTGACTATGTCACACACTGTACCTCACCAATAAGATGTGATTGGCCTTGACAGATGCCTTTCTGCCCCGTGTGCATGGTGGGAACTTCCTGCCTTGGcctactctccctctctccctctctccttccctctctccctctctccctctctccttctctccctctctccctccctccctcccccacctccctcacCTTCCCATAATTGAGATGCAGCTTCTTTTAAGGACAGGAGAGCAGGCAGGAAGCTTCTCGTCTCCTCCCTGATAAAGGGCCCTTCTGGATATCGAAGCCTTAAATGGAGGACTGCATCTAAAGACAAGTGACCACTGTCTTATCTATCGTGTACTAACAGGCCCTTTGTTCTTTCAGAAGCCCTTATCCAAAAATGTCCTCAAGCCTTTGCAAACACTTGTtcaaaccagaaacaaaagacaacataGTGTGCCATTTAGTCTAGCTATCTAAGTCTGAGTGCTATCAGCCGACCTTGGACCTGGTCCCTTGAGATACAACCCTTCCCCTCTACTCCCCCAATGGGGGATCTTAAAGGAACAGGCTCTGCTCTCCCTAGAGGAGCCTGAAGTGTTCTCCTCCAGACTCTACTGTGTAGTGCTGTCTGCCTGCCAATGGTTAACACAACTCTTGCCCACAAGTCATCTAGACTCAGTGCCCCACTTCTCCTGTACCTAAAAACCTAACAAGGAGGAAGGACGCCGGGACCCTGAAAGACTCCATGGACCAGAGATGTTCAGCCTCCTGGACTCTCCCCATGAGATGAACTGTGTTCTAGATCAGTATCTCTGAGTTGAATCCTAGTCCACTGACCCTAGAAATAAGGGGAAACTAGGCAAAGAAGTATCATGAACAGTAAGTAATGATAGGCTGATAGACTGACAGAGTCAACTCTGACGCaaacaggtatttttttttttttttttttttttttaaagaaagcctgTCCCTTCCTCCATTCTAGAGGCAGGAAGCGCAGTGAATGGAGGGAGCTCACTGGAGTCTTGCTACAGCAAATCATAGTCTGTCCGCAGTATACATCTTATGCTGCCTCTGGCAGAGGCCCTCTGGTGGATGATTTCATCTCTTCTGAGCACAATGTTCAGGGATCTTTTTCATCTGCAGTCACCTTCTTTATTTTATCCTCTCAAGGACAGAAGGATGAAGTCGCCCTCAATTCCCTTCTTTTATAAtcacatttaaaatttcaaatctaACATAGCTCTACAGTAGTTTGCCCTTTCAATGGGAAAATCTGAGTTGGGGCTGTGGATGGTATAATCACCTTttgctctgtctcttttcttgtttatttgctATATTTACTGTGGTAAATTCTGTGGTATCACATTTGACCTTGTATCAGTTCAGAATTACCTCATGCACTAATGGTGGCAGCTGTCCCCACTCATCTTTCCCGTTTGTGACACTGGAGgccttgtcatttcgcctttccCTCCAACCTCCAGAAACCGCAGCCTCTGTGATATCTGCCGTCCTCATGGGTTATAGCTTGAACATGGGATGTCTCCCACAGGACCATACTCTGAACACTTGAGTAGAAGTGACATTCTCGCGAGAGAGGAGAACATATGAAGACTCAGACAGAGCTGCAGGAAAGTGAGGCCTGGGACTGGTCCTTGTAGAGGTGTGGTCTATGGTTCCTATGCATCACACTCTCTGACTCTTCTCCATCAAGAAGTGAAAAACAGCCTCTGTCATATGTTCTGGCCACCATGATATTCTGCCTAAGCACGCGGGGCCAAAGGACTGTGAGTCGAACTTCATGAAACGCCAGCCGAAATGAATCTGTTCATCCTTCAGTTGGGTCCTGTCTGGTATTCTCTCAGAGTGATGGAGAAAGTAGTTAATACAAATTAAATtgcaaagcatgtgtgtgtgggggggtgtttgttGTTTTAGCAGTTTTAATGGCTCGGGTTTCATCTAAGTTTTATCATGGGTTAAAAGAGCTCTTCTCTTTAACACTGACAAATGCTCTCCTGTGTCTCtgcacagcattttctttttacattcacTTGTAAACGTGTTCACGGGTTGCATCTATGTGCTATCCATCTGAATAATGCTTCTCTGAACAtgacacgcacacatacatacttgaggagctgggaagatgcCTAAGTGGTTCAGAGCCCTTGCtgttcccagaggacctgagtgtaattcccagaatccacatctcATGGTTAGAACTCTGGCTCCAGGAGCTCTGACTCCCTCTACTGGTCTctatgggtacctgcactcatgtggcCTATAAACACAcaccctcaacacacatacataaaagtaaatcttaaaaaaaaaaaatacatatttgaactggccatggtggcatgcacctgtaatTCTAAGGACTTAGGAGGTGTAAGCAAGAAAACTAAAAGtctatgccagcctgggctacctagatagttccaggccagcttgaaaTAGAGAAATTATGTCTCAAAAAGCCAATATGTAGCTATTTAAACCCactacatatggtacacataaattatatattatgtgtgtgtatatgttatatatgcacCATATGTGTTAACTTTGAATtattgtgaatatatacatataaaaggaaTTGATACATAAGTAATTCTATTACTCATTTTATAAGGAACAGAGTAATTTCCACAGTAGCTGTAATATTTTCCATtccaagagacaaagaaaaaacatTCTTCTCACTATCTGTCTTATGTATATGAGACAGATATTCAATGTGGTTTTTACATTTCTCTAATTATAAATGATTTTAGAACAACTTTTTTTTGTGTGACGATGGACAGTGTAATATCTTCTCAAGAAAAAGAAGTCCCTTTAATCCTTTGCCCAAGTTTGAGTTGTTTGGTCTTCCCTTTGCTGCAGTCACTGTGTGTGGAGCGCATTCACCGGGACATGGCCATTCACTGTATGTTAGCTATGACTTCTACAGACTCCCAGCCCAGGAACCAGAAAAGACCAGAAAAGACctggaagggctggggagatggctcagtctgtaaagcaCTTGCATATCATGCAAGTGCAATAACCTGGGTGCAACttccagcacctgtgtaaaaGACAGGTTAGGAAGTATGTATCTGTCCGTTTCAGTGCTGAGGAGACGGGAatccaagggggaaaaaaggcaaatatttttaatttcctgaaCACTGACAGTATGCCGGACACAGCCATTCCTATCAGAGATCAAAAGTTCAACAATCTGTGGATCCTTCAAAGGAGCCTATGATTGAGTTGGGTGAGAACACCCATAGGACCAGTCCCAAAGGGTGGGAAGATTTATAGGGGAACACCTTTGAGAAGAAATGAACATTTAGTCCAGGAAAGACTTCTGGATGAGGACAGATATTGAGCCTAGGGTCTGCTTACCCCTTCCCATGAGCCCAGCATTTCTTTGAAGCCTGACACACAATGATACATGCCCAACAGAGGTTTCACATCCTACAAGGTGAATGAGAAGCCCTGGTACAGAAGAAGCACCATCCTGTAGGAATCCCAGCATCAGAAATATGAGAGGACATCAAGGCCCATATTTGGTCTTAGACCCTGCTTGACTGAGAGCCCCAATTATGGTCTCACTACCCAGCTCTTCCTGTGAACAAAGGGACAAACACCATTCCAACAAGTCAGTGATGTCAGTCTTTGAGCCACTGGCAATAAGCCAAGACACAGAGTGAGTGTAGTTCAGAATTTACTGGGGACTGGACAAGGCTGATCTCTCAGGTAAGAGTCAGGAGTATAGTGTCAATTAAGCTGCTCCAAGTCAAGCCCAGGACCATCTGGTCAGAAACCAGACAGAAACAAGTAAGGGAAGAAAGAACCAGAGAAGTGAAGGGATGAACTTGTAGGAACCTTCACTACAAGTAGGGAGTAGAGAGGAGACAATGATCCtggtagaggagaaagaaatggaagagaaagactgTTACAGAGTGGGCAACAGGAGCCAAGTATGGTCCCAGACCTCAGGAGCACTGATGGATCCTCCCTACCAGCACGGCCCTCCATGCAGAGGCCTACTTGTTGCCCCACGTGGCCTGTTTTGAGTACACAGGACTTGGAAGGAAGCGGCTGGTCTTCATGTAGGCAGAGATCTTCTTCAGGCCCTGCAGGTGAGAAGGAGAAACAAGGACCTCAGCTCTGCAAACCCACTCTAGGAACATCCGAGAGACTTTAAAATCCAGAGGGAGAAAACCCATCCGACGACCCTGCAAAATCAGCCCCACCATCCCACCACTCAGCAGGGATGCTGAAGTACCAGAGGTTAAGAAACCCCCTCATTCTCCCATGGCTGAGAGGGTCAGCCCAGCACTGTGGCTGCCACTCTGCTCTCTGGTCACTCCCTCTTGCCTCCCAAAGGGGGCAGTGTCACTCCTGGCTGCGAGGACATGCCTGTGATTAAAAGAAGCAAGGATCCAGAAAACCCAAAGGGTTGAGAACTGGCTTGTGTGGCTTGGAAGAGAGTCCAGGTGCCACCCAGTGACTCAGCACATCCCAAGTGTACACAGAGAAGGCTGAAGAGACGGCAAAGCAAGAGTGGCCAGCTCTGCAGATCAGGTATGACCACCGAGTATGCCAACAATCGTCCATTGGCCTTTGTCTCTTCCTCACGGTTACAAGAGCAAATACAGTCTTCATATGTCTGGCAAGGCACAGGTCCTGGACAAGAAACCCAGGCTGTGCAGAGGCCTGACTTTCCTTTTTGAACAAATCAGAAAACACTGTATTCTGTCTATTGAGTTGTGCTAGTCCAAGACATTCCCCAGGACCCTGATGTAAGGAGGAGCTGCGCTTCTTCACTGAGACCAGGGATGTTCTTGGCCAAGCTGATAATGGCCTAGTGTTAGAGCCTTGAGGATTCTGTGGCTTCTGATGCTGAAAATCCAGTTCTTGCCACTGTACAGGGCTATGGTTATCCGTTCCAAGTTCACTCAGAATCATATTGTTCTTGGGATATTCTATGTTTCCCTTTTGCAACAATTGCTTGCTTACCTTTCAACTGACTACATTTCATTTCTCCACtggaaataatatataaaatagctATATGTCTTAATGAGTTTCCTTGGCATATGACATAGCTTGTGCAAGACCTGCTAGCCCCAGCCTTACCTTCACTATTtctatctttccatctttctcatCTCCTGGCCACTTCCCACCTAGGACCCTGTCACTGAAGAACAACTAGCTGGTTCAAGTCCATTGCCTTTAGAAGCTAAAGGCAGTCAGGAGCCCAGAATAGCCTCTACTGGTGCTAGGATGTNNNNNNNNNNCAGGTTCCTTATCTGTCCGGGTTGCCTGCATGTTGCAGTGATAAGTTGACTCTGCAGATCTAAGAGGCTGAACATGGGTCCTGACAGAAAGTTAGTACTCAATTAGATCAGGACTAGGGAAGCAACctggaaaaggggaagggaaatagGGCATCCAAGAGGAAGCAGGATCAGGGCATCACCTCAAAGAGGGCCACAAAGTCCTTCAGGTTTGGGAAGGCGTCCAGGTACGTGGGTTCAAACATTCAGTGCTGATCAAGGACATCATAGACAGGAGATTCTGCAAAGTTGATCTTCAGGAAGTGAGGGTCAGTGGGGGTCAGGGAGGTGGGATCCTGAAGCCAGGGGAGGATGGcagctcctcctccccacctgtTACCTGTTACTTTGTTCCCTGCAAACCATGGCTGCTACCTCAGGAACTCAGAGTAGAGCTTCAGCTGGTCTGGGAGGCCCTTCAAGAACTCTGGCTTTCACTTCTCCCCCGAGATAGAAAACAGTTGTCACAACCCTTAGACAGGGGTGTTCTAGAGAAAGGCTGGCCTCATAGGGTTGTACAGAAGGGTACGCTCCTTTCTATTCTGGGCCTGTGCTAGTACCTAGGTTTCTATGTAATGCGTTCCTGTTGTATTAATCAGAGGCCTGCTTAGTAGCAGAGTTATCTCAGAGGTGACTGGGAGTTAGACGAGAATGTCTGTCCCTGAACCTGTCACCACTGACATCCAAACCAGGACAGCTTTTGGGCTGCTCATAAGTTCTACACCTGAAAATCCAGGGGAACCAGAGAAGCAAGGTAGTTAATGAGAGACACAACTATTCCTGAGGAGTGACACAGAGCAGGGTCAATATTTGAGCAGCATGAGCAAAGCTGAACGGCGTTTGATGCCAGGAGGGATAAAGGTCCTCAGGCTGACCGTGAGCTGCCAATCAGGAAGAGACCCT
This window encodes:
- the LOC116093609 gene encoding glutathione S-transferase Mu 6, translated to MPVTLGYWDIRGLGHAIRLLLEYTETGYEEKRYAMGDAPDYDRSQWLNDKFKLGLDFPNLPYLIDGPHKVTQSNAILRYLGRKHNLCGETEEERIRVDILEKQVMDSRIQMGTLCYSPDFEKRKPEFLKGLPDQLKLYSEFLGKQPWFAGNKITFADFLVYDVLDQHRMFEPTCLDAFPTLMDFVARFEGLKKISAYMKTSRFLPSPVYLKQATWGNK